From Bacteroides uniformis:
CAGGAATGCGATGCCCCCACCATAACTGGCGGCTGATACACCAGTCCTTGATATTTTCCAACCAGTTCTTGTACGTATTCTTATATTTGGCAGGATAGAACTTCAACTCATCATTCATCACCGGCGGCAAAGCCATGTCGGCAAAGTGCTGCATCTTCAAGAACCACTGCATGGAAAGTTTCGGTTCGATGGGCACGTTGGTACGTTCGGAGAAACCTACCTTGTTGGTATAGGCTTCCACTTTCTCCAACAGACCGGCAGCAGCCAGGTCCTTCTCAATCTGCTCGCGCACATCGAAACGGTCCATACCGATATACAAGCCGGCAGCTTCACTAAGCGTTCCGTTATCATTGAAGATGTCAATGCTCGGCAGATTGTACTTCTCACCCAGCATGTAGTCGTTCACATCGTGGGCAGGAGTTACCTTCAGACAACCGGTACCGAACTCTATATCTACGTAATCGTCCTCGATAACCGGAATAACACGTCCTACCAACGGAACAATCACCTTCTTACCCTTCAACCAGGTATTCTTGGGGTCATTCGGATTGATGCACATGGCTGTATCTCCCATGATGGTTTCAGGGCGGGTGGTAGCAACCACTGCATAACGTCCTTCGGGGTCACCTTCTACCATATACTTCAGATAGTACAGCTTGCTGTGCTCTTCTTTGTAGATTACTTCCTCGTCACTAAGTGCGGTCAGTGCCTTAGGGTCCCAGTTCACCATGCGGACACCACGATAAATCAGACCTTTGTTATACAAGTCAACAAAAACCTTGAGCACGCTTTCACTGCGTTTCTCATCCATAGTAAAAGCTGTACGATCCCAATCGCAAGAAGCACCCAGCTTGCGGAGCTGCTTCAAGATGATGCCGCCATGTTCGTCAGTCCATTCCCAGGCATGCTTCAAGAACTCGTCGCGGGTAAGGTCTGTCTTCTTGATGCCTTGTGCGGCAAGTTTGTTCACCACCTTGGCCTCGGTAGCAATGGATGCATGGTCGGTTCCCGGCACCCAGCAGGCATTCTTGCCTTCCATGCGGGCACGGCGTACCAGAATATCTTGTATGGTATTATTAAGCATGTGTCCCATGTGCAACACACCGGTGACGTTGGGGGGCGGGATGACGACGGTGTAAGGCTCACGACCATCGGGTTTCGAACTGAATAATTTGTGGTCCAACCAATACTGGTACCACTTTCCCTCCACGTCAGCGGGATTGTACTTACTTGCTAATTCCATGTTTTTAAATCTCTATAATTAATTTATTGCGAATAACGGGCGCAAAATTAATGAATTAAAATTTAAATATATATTTTTGTCCCTACAAAATGAGTCAGGAGTTAGTAGGAGTTAAAGGGAGTTATCGCCCTCCGGGCTTAGGAGTTAGAGGTCGATAGTCCTCTTAATGGTAGGTTGAAAATAAAAATGAGAGACAAATTGAAAATCCGGTATGTCGTATTAATCGTATTACTGTCTGTTGTATGGGCAACGCAGCTCATTCCAATATTGGGAGAAGTATATGCACAGTCTGTATATCCGGTGATTTCCCATTTCTTGTCCTCCTTTTCAAAACTCATGCCTTTTGCCATAGGCGACTTGTTTATTTTCCTCAGTGTACTCGGACTTCTTTTCAATCCAATCAGGGCACGCTATATCCAAAAGAAAAAGTGGAAACAGATTCTGCTGAACGAAATGGAATACTTGCTGTGGATATATGCATGGTTCTATCTGGCATGGGGACTGAACTACTCACAGAAAGATTTCTATGGCAGGACAAACATTCCTTATACTGCCTATACTCCCGAAATCTTTCAGTCATTTGTAGACAACTATATAGACAAGCTGAATGCTTCCTATACAGATGTCACCTCCATTGACGAACCATTGGTCTGCCGGGAAAGCGTACACGGATACAACCAAATCAGCGATACGCTGGGGATACATCGCCCTCCCCACTCCTCTCCGCGCGTGAAGACCATGCTTTTCACTCCGTTCATTTCCATGGTCGGTGTTACGGGAAGCATGGGACCTTTCTTCTGCGAATTCACGCTGAACGGCGATTTGCTTCCACCACAATATCCTGCTACTTATGCCCACGAGCTGGCACACTTTTTAGGCATCACCAGCGAGGCAGAAGCCAACTTCTACGCTTACCAGGTCTGCACCCGTTCGCAGGTGAAAGAGATTCGTTTCAGTGGGTATTTCTCCGTACTCCCACATGTGCTGGGCAATGCCCGCCGACTGATGAGCGAAGAAGAATACGCAGAACTTTTCAACCGGATACGTCCTGAAATCATAGAACTGGCCCAAAAGAACCAGCAATACTGGATGGAGAAATACAGTCCGCTCATCGGAGACATCCAGAACTTTATCTACGACTTGTACCTTAAAGGAAACAAGATTCAAAGCGGACGCAAGAACTATTCGGAAGTAATAGGCTTGCTTATCTCATACGAAGAATGGAAAAACTAAATTTCAAAATCATGCATACAAGAAAAGAACAGATGGAAGCCTTCGGCCGCTTCCTCGACATACTCGACGAGCTGCGCGAGAAATGTCCCTGGGACCGCAAGCAGACCAACGAAAGCCTGCGCCCCAATACCATCGAAGAGACTTATGAACTTTGTGACGCCCTGATACGCGATGACAAGAGTGACATCTGCAAAGAGCTGGGCGATGTGCTGCTGCATGTGGCTTTTTATGCAAAGATAGGCTCCGAAACCGGTGATTTCGATATGAAAGACGTGTGCGACCGTCTTTGTGAGAAACTTATTTTCCGCCATCCCCATGTCTTCGGCGATGTAAAGGCAGAAACCGCAGGTCAGGTCTCAGAAAACTGGGAACAGTTGAAGCTGAAGGAAAAAGATGGGAATAAAACCGTACTGAGCGGTGTGCCCGCCGCCCTACCCTCGCTCATCAAGGCCTACCGCATCCAGGACAAGGCACGCAATGTAGGATTCGACTGGGAAGAACGCGAACAGGTGTGGGATAAGGTAAAAGAAGAAATCCGGGAGTTCCAGACAGAAGTCGCCCACATGGATAAGGAAAAAGCTGAAGCTGAATTCGGCGATGTCATGTTCAGCCTCATCAACGCTGCCCGCCTCTACAAAATCAATCCGGACAATGCGCTGGAACGGACCAACCAGAAGTTCATCAACCGCTTCAACTATGTAGAAGCGCACAGCATCAAGGAGGGCAAAAACCTCCATGACATGACGCTGGAGGAGATGGATAAGCTATGGAACGAAGCGAAAGTACTGGAAAAAGAAGGGAAACAAGATGATTCTTCTAAAGGTATCTCTCATTAACAAAAGAAGGTTGCTCACATCATTGTGGCAACCTTCCTTATTTGTATTCATTCACTACTCATCTTTTCCCTTGCGGTCTTCGCTGGGGACTATCTCCATTCTTGTGCATACCTTTCAGCAGCTCACGGTGGAAACGCATTTCAGCCCTTTGCACCAGATAAATCTTTTTACAAGGCAATATTTTCTTGAACTTATCAAAGTAGGTCTTGTCCAACCGGTCAGAAGCGATACGGGCATCATATACACCTTCCATAATTTCCTCATACTGGGCTTCGGTTGTTTTTTCATCTTTCCCTTGTCGAAGCAACTTCCAAGCCTCGTCATTTAGCTGCTTTTTCCGGTCCTGCAATTCAAAATACAATGGGAAGAACTTGGCTGCCTCCTCACTCGTCAGTCCGGCTTTCTCCGTTATAAACGCTTTTTGTTTGGCACGAAACTCTTCAGGTGACAGATGCTGGTCACATCCATCGCTAGCCCAAAGCAGAGGCATAATGCCACATATCATAACCAATAAAACAATTAGTTTCTTCATTTTTAAATAGTTGAGTGTTGTTACCTTATTCTGCATCAGAGTCTGCCAAATAAACATACAATGAATAATCATCCAGCATGGAATTCTCTACAGCCATATTAATATATTCCATTTCTGTTTCCGTATCATCAGCAGCCATACGCTCTACAGATGGAGTATGCTCCGAAGAAGCTACACGGATAATCAATGCCGCACCTATAAACATGGCGGTCATATACAACCAAGGCCTTACCTTCTGCCACATTGTAGGCTCTGTCTGCACAGCAATGAGTTTCTCTTTTTCGGGAAGCCGGTTCATTACCTCTGAAGTAAGATTCTCAAAGTAGCCTTCAGGAACGCGGAAAGGATTTTCCGTCCCTATCTTTTTCTGTATTTTATCTTCTTCTTTCATAAGCTTTCTCCTTTCTGTTTAATTA
This genomic window contains:
- a CDS encoding DUF3810 domain-containing protein encodes the protein MRDKLKIRYVVLIVLLSVVWATQLIPILGEVYAQSVYPVISHFLSSFSKLMPFAIGDLFIFLSVLGLLFNPIRARYIQKKKWKQILLNEMEYLLWIYAWFYLAWGLNYSQKDFYGRTNIPYTAYTPEIFQSFVDNYIDKLNASYTDVTSIDEPLVCRESVHGYNQISDTLGIHRPPHSSPRVKTMLFTPFISMVGVTGSMGPFFCEFTLNGDLLPPQYPATYAHELAHFLGITSEAEANFYAYQVCTRSQVKEIRFSGYFSVLPHVLGNARRLMSEEEYAELFNRIRPEIIELAQKNQQYWMEKYSPLIGDIQNFIYDLYLKGNKIQSGRKNYSEVIGLLISYEEWKN
- the mazG gene encoding nucleoside triphosphate pyrophosphohydrolase, producing the protein MMHTRKEQMEAFGRFLDILDELREKCPWDRKQTNESLRPNTIEETYELCDALIRDDKSDICKELGDVLLHVAFYAKIGSETGDFDMKDVCDRLCEKLIFRHPHVFGDVKAETAGQVSENWEQLKLKEKDGNKTVLSGVPAALPSLIKAYRIQDKARNVGFDWEEREQVWDKVKEEIREFQTEVAHMDKEKAEAEFGDVMFSLINAARLYKINPDNALERTNQKFINRFNYVEAHSIKEGKNLHDMTLEEMDKLWNEAKVLEKEGKQDDSSKGISH